The following are encoded together in the Geobacter sulfurreducens PCA genome:
- a CDS encoding ribbon-helix-helix protein, CopG family has protein sequence MPHFRKDCSTKEKKARRTLGNRLDNVISIRISDQEKRNLERLIKRSSKSVSEVMREALELWSYKQRALFSE, from the coding sequence ATGCCCCACTTCAGAAAAGATTGCAGCACTAAAGAGAAAAAAGCACGCCGTACTTTGGGTAATCGGCTCGACAACGTGATTTCCATAAGAATCAGCGACCAGGAAAAACGCAATCTTGAGCGCCTTATCAAGCGTTCTTCCAAGAGTGTCTCGGAGGTCATGCGGGAGGCACTGGAGCTCTGGTCGTACAAGCAGCGTGCTCTATTCAGCGAGTAA
- a CDS encoding nucleoside 2-deoxyribosyltransferase: MNIYLASPLGFSPETKSYLEKVKDKLKSLGHDVFDPWEQDHFAGRIEQAFRIESFHARVEEFRSIASGIGEINESGIIACDGLLAILDGAEIDSGTAGEVGFASALGRKCYGLRTDIRDCGDFVGIPINLQILRFIERSGGCLFRCIDDIRL, from the coding sequence ATGAACATCTATCTTGCATCGCCCCTCGGCTTCAGCCCCGAAACGAAGTCCTACCTTGAAAAGGTCAAAGATAAGCTCAAATCTCTGGGACACGATGTGTTCGACCCCTGGGAACAGGATCACTTTGCCGGGCGCATCGAGCAGGCCTTCCGGATAGAGAGCTTCCACGCCCGGGTGGAAGAGTTCAGGTCCATTGCGTCGGGCATCGGAGAGATAAACGAAAGCGGCATCATTGCGTGTGACGGATTGCTGGCGATACTGGACGGTGCCGAAATCGACTCGGGTACTGCCGGTGAGGTGGGATTCGCTTCGGCCCTTGGCAGGAAGTGTTACGGTCTGAGAACGGATATCAGGGACTGCGGGGACTTCGTCGGTATTCCTATAAATCTGCAGATACTTCGCTTCATCGAGCGTAGCGGCGGTTGTCTGTTCAGGTGTATTGACGATATTCGCCTGTGA
- a CDS encoding zf-TFIIB domain-containing protein, with amino-acid sequence MKCPVCTTVNLVMSERQGIEIDYCPECRGVWLDRGELDKIIERTQTKETAATHSPQPAAQPAYAPQQTGHAPAGYGYSHGHGHKPYRKKSFLEELFD; translated from the coding sequence ATGAAGTGTCCCGTCTGCACCACCGTCAATCTGGTAATGTCTGAACGCCAGGGAATCGAAATCGATTACTGCCCCGAATGCCGCGGGGTATGGCTGGACCGGGGAGAACTCGACAAGATCATCGAGCGAACCCAGACCAAGGAGACAGCCGCAACCCACTCGCCACAACCAGCCGCGCAACCGGCATATGCCCCGCAGCAGACAGGGCACGCACCGGCAGGTTACGGCTACAGCCACGGCCACGGCCACAAACCGTACCGGAAGAAATCGTTTCTGGAAGAACTGTTTGACTGA
- a CDS encoding TerC family protein yields MATSTILWGGFILLVVIMLAVDLGMNRKSHRVSFKEALGWSILWVGLALAFNVGIYFVLGQQKALEFLTGYLIEKSLSVDNLFVFIMIFTVFGVRGELQARVLKWGILGALIMRVVFIFLGAELLERFQWLFYIFGAVLIYTASKMAFGASEEMDPDKNLMVRLARKVLPMTRKIRGDWFFTRRLGLWVASPLFMVLLVVESSDLVFALDSIPAIFAITLDPFIVLTSNVFAIMGLRALYFLLAEVMGMFAYLKYGISFILAFVGIKMILIMLGVHIPIAISLGVIVLSLVVAMGLSLLANRMGYANRVSGEIP; encoded by the coding sequence ATGGCAACATCAACGATATTATGGGGAGGGTTCATACTGCTGGTGGTCATTATGCTGGCCGTTGACCTCGGGATGAACCGCAAGAGTCATAGGGTATCCTTTAAGGAGGCCCTCGGCTGGAGCATCCTCTGGGTCGGCCTGGCACTGGCCTTCAACGTGGGGATATACTTCGTGTTGGGCCAACAGAAGGCCCTGGAGTTCCTGACCGGCTACCTGATTGAAAAATCCCTGTCCGTTGACAACCTGTTCGTGTTCATCATGATATTCACGGTCTTCGGGGTTCGCGGCGAACTGCAGGCCCGGGTGCTGAAGTGGGGTATCCTGGGTGCCCTGATAATGCGGGTAGTTTTCATCTTTCTCGGGGCTGAACTGCTGGAGCGTTTCCAGTGGCTTTTCTACATCTTCGGTGCAGTGCTGATCTATACAGCCTCCAAGATGGCATTTGGCGCCAGCGAAGAAATGGACCCGGACAAGAATCTCATGGTGAGGTTGGCGCGCAAGGTTCTGCCCATGACCCGGAAGATCCGTGGCGACTGGTTCTTCACCCGCCGATTGGGCCTCTGGGTTGCCAGTCCGCTATTCATGGTTCTTCTCGTGGTTGAGAGCAGCGACCTTGTCTTTGCGCTCGATTCGATACCGGCCATCTTTGCCATCACCCTTGACCCCTTTATCGTGCTCACGTCCAACGTGTTTGCCATCATGGGGCTACGGGCCTTGTATTTCCTGCTGGCAGAAGTAATGGGAATGTTTGCCTATCTGAAGTACGGGATATCATTCATTCTGGCTTTTGTCGGCATAAAGATGATTCTGATTATGCTTGGAGTACATATTCCCATTGCCATATCCCTTGGGGTTATCGTCTTGAGTCTGGTAGTTGCCATGGGATTGTCTTTGCTGGCCAACCGCATGGGGTATGCCAACAGGGTGTCCGGGGAGATTCCGTAG
- the htpX gene encoding zinc metalloprotease HtpX codes for MNRLKTTLLLSLLTVLMVLMGSALGGKSGMITAFVIALGMNFFSYWFSDKIVLKMYGAREVDEHDHPQFYGMVRRLALQAGLPMPKVYIIPSDSPNAFATGRNPQHAAVAATEGILRILSPDELEGVMAHELAHVQNRDILVGTIAATFAGAISMIGNMLQWGAMLGVGRNDDEEGGAGGLMGSLVMAIVAPMAAMLIQMAVSRSREYLADETGARICGRPLALANALRKLHVASHSIPMQEARPASAHMFIVNPLTGGSLLSLFSTHPPMEERIARLEAMSRTSR; via the coding sequence ATGAACAGGCTCAAGACAACCCTTCTCCTCTCCCTGCTGACCGTTCTCATGGTCCTCATGGGCAGTGCCCTGGGCGGCAAGTCCGGTATGATCACGGCTTTTGTCATAGCCCTTGGCATGAACTTCTTCTCCTACTGGTTTTCCGACAAGATCGTCCTCAAGATGTACGGAGCCCGCGAGGTCGACGAGCACGACCATCCGCAGTTCTACGGCATGGTTCGCCGCCTGGCCCTTCAGGCGGGGCTCCCCATGCCCAAGGTCTACATCATCCCGTCCGACAGCCCCAACGCCTTTGCCACGGGAAGGAATCCGCAGCATGCCGCCGTAGCCGCGACAGAAGGCATCTTGCGGATTCTGTCGCCGGATGAACTCGAAGGGGTAATGGCCCATGAACTTGCCCACGTCCAGAACCGGGACATCCTGGTGGGAACCATTGCCGCCACCTTCGCCGGTGCAATCTCCATGATCGGCAACATGCTCCAGTGGGGCGCCATGCTCGGCGTCGGCAGAAACGACGACGAGGAGGGGGGCGCCGGCGGCCTGATGGGTTCGCTGGTCATGGCCATTGTCGCACCCATGGCGGCCATGCTGATCCAGATGGCGGTCTCGCGCTCCCGGGAGTACCTGGCGGACGAAACCGGCGCAAGGATCTGCGGCAGACCACTGGCACTGGCCAATGCCCTGCGCAAACTCCATGTCGCATCTCACAGCATACCCATGCAGGAGGCCAGACCGGCCTCAGCACACATGTTCATCGTTAATCCACTGACCGGGGGCAGCCTCCTCTCCCTCTTCTCGACCCACCCGCCAATGGAGGAGCGGATTGCCCGGCTTGAAGCGATGTCCAGAACATCAAGGTAA